The following DNA comes from Longimicrobium sp..
GCGACGCTGTAGCGGTCCAGCGAGAGGTTGGCCTGCGCCTTGGTGTACTGCGGGTTGAGCTGCATGGCGAGCCGCGACGACGCCGTGGCCCGCGCGTGGTCGCCCATGTCGCCGTACACGAAGGCGAGCACGTAGTGCGCGTCCGCCAGCTCCGGGTTCAGCTCGACGGCGCGCGTCAGCTCGCGCAGCGCCTCGTCGTTGAGGCCGCGGTTGTAGAAGAGCTCGCCCAGGTAGAAGTGCAGCACGGCCGAGTCCGGATCGCGCTCCAGCGCCTGCGCGTACCACCCCATCGCGCTCTCGAACTGCCCCCCCGCCTTCTCCGCCTGCCCCAGCCGGATCAGCGTCTCCAGGTCGTCCGGGTCCTGCGCCAGGACGCGGCGAAGCTCGGCGACGGCCCCGGGGGCGTCGCCGGTGTTGAGGTAGGCCTGGGCGAGGCGGGTGCGCGCCTCGGCGTCGGTGGGGTCGTCGCGCAGCCGCTCGCGCAGCTCGCTGATCAGCCGGTCGTAGTAGCCGGTGTTGAAGTAGGCGATCTCCAGGTTGCGCTGCGCCACCACCATCTTGCTGTCGATGGCCAGTGCGCGCCCGAACTGCTGGATCGCCTCCTCGTACAGCCCCTTGTTGAAGTAGAGGACGCCGAGGTTGTTGTGCGCCCCCGCGTCCGCCGCGTCGATGCGCTGGGCGAAGCCGCGCAGGATGCGAAGGTCGCGCTCCGAGTGGCTGGGCCGGGCCGCCGCCGGCGCGGGTGCGTCCTGCACAGTCAGGCCAGGCGGATGCTCTGGAGGATGATCTCCAGCGACTCGATGTCCGGCAGGAGGAGGAACTGCCCCTGCACCACCTCTTCGCCCTCCATCAGGAACTCCGTCTGGATGCAGAAGACGAAGTCGCGCTCGTGGCCGAAGTTGGTGTACGCCGTGGTGAGCACCGCGCCGCACAGGTCGATCACCAGCGACGGCACCGAGGGGAGGAGCATCAGCCCCATGAAGTCGGCCAGCGCATTCATGTACGCCGCCGACAGGATGTTCCCCGCCTCCTTGATGGCGCTCTGCTCCAGCTCGCCGAACACCTGCGACGAGCCCGCCGGGCGGTGCAGGAGGATCTCCGCCAGCCGCATCGCCGCGTTGCGCGGAAAGATGAGGAGGGTGCG
Coding sequences within:
- a CDS encoding chemotaxis protein CheC, producing MLDLRDLQAIQLDALREVSNMGAGHAATALSQMTNTRIMINVPRLQVTPLEQVPDIMGKADEVVAAVLMHMLGDLTGRTLLIFPRNAAMRLAEILLHRPAGSSQVFGELEQSAIKEAGNILSAAYMNALADFMGLMLLPSVPSLVIDLCGAVLTTAYTNFGHERDFVFCIQTEFLMEGEEVVQGQFLLLPDIESLEIILQSIRLA